From Slackia heliotrinireducens DSM 20476:
TGTGCCCTGAAGGTCACATGCCCGCAAACAACGGCGCATTCGCAAGGGGCGTCTCCATAAAAAACCTTCGAAGTGGAACGCGACAGGAACCCTAATGGACCTGCTGAGGAACAGTGGAAGTGAATAATCGAACAACGTAAGCATTTCCAATCAGAAGAGCAAGGAGACCCCAATGTCTTACGTTGAAGCAATCGCCCAGGTCGTTTCGGAGCGCACGGGATACAAGGCCGAGGACATCACCGCCGACCACACGTTCGCAGAACTCGGCATCGACTCCCTCGACACAGTTGAGCTCATGATGGCGCTGGAAGATGTTCTCGGTTTCGAAATCGAGCTGGACCAGGCGGTTCGTACCGTAGGCGAGCTGGACGCCTTCCTGCAGGGCATGCAGGGGTAGGCGCATGATCGCCTCACCTATCTGCGAGTTGCTGGGCATCACCTACCCGGTCTTCCAAGGCGGAATGGCCTGGATCGCCGACGGAACCCTTGCCGCTGCCGTGTCGAACGGCGGCGGGCTGGGCATCATAGCCGCAGGCAGCTCATCGGGCGAACACGTGCGCGCGCAGATCCATATAGCCCGATCCATCACATCGCGCCCCATCGGCGTGAACATCATGCTCATGAGCCCGCATGCAGAAGAGGTCGCGAAGGTCGTGGCCGAGGAGCGCATCGACGTCGTGACCACCGGGGCGGGCAATCCCTCCAAGTTCATGGGTGCATGGCACGAGGCGGGCATCAAGGTGGTGCCTGTGGTCGCGTCGGTGGCCATGGCTAAACTCATGACGCGCCAGGGCGCAACGGCCCTTATTGCCGAAGGCGGCGAGAGCGGCGGGCATGTGGGCGAGCTCACGACCATGGTGCTGGTCCCCCAAGTGTGCGACGCCACCGACCTGCCGGTCATCGCGGCGGGCGGCATCGCCGACGGCCGCGGGGTGGCGGCGGCGTTCATGCTGGGCGCATGCGGCGTCCAGATGGGA
This genomic window contains:
- a CDS encoding nitronate monooxygenase, whose protein sequence is MIASPICELLGITYPVFQGGMAWIADGTLAAAVSNGGGLGIIAAGSSSGEHVRAQIHIARSITSRPIGVNIMLMSPHAEEVAKVVAEERIDVVTTGAGNPSKFMGAWHEAGIKVVPVVASVAMAKLMTRQGATALIAEGGESGGHVGELTTMVLVPQVCDATDLPVIAAGGIADGRGVAAAFMLGACGVQMGTRFLSAEECRIHPRYKELILKATDLCTMVTGKRLGHPVRSLRTPFARNYAATEFSGAADEDLEGLATGKFRLAVQEGDFDEGCFLSGQVAAMVKKEQPAADIVKEVMEEAEGVLKGASSWLA
- a CDS encoding acyl carrier protein produces the protein MSYVEAIAQVVSERTGYKAEDITADHTFAELGIDSLDTVELMMALEDVLGFEIELDQAVRTVGELDAFLQGMQG